A portion of the Thalassotalea sp. LPB0316 genome contains these proteins:
- the pyrC gene encoding dihydroorotase yields the protein MTTLTIKRPDDWHIHLRDGKVLADTVKDVSRYFGRAIVMPNLVPPVVNAEMAKAYYDRIQAHNHSENFTPLMVLYLTDQTTPQDIIDAKASGIVYAAKLYPAGATTNSSSGVTDIQNIDAVIAQMQACEMPLLIHGEVTDNHIDIFDREKVFIDNILSPLVAKYPNLKVVLEHITTKDAVEFVKSAGANVAATITAHHLLFNRNHMLVGGIRPHYFCLPILKRNIHQQALVEAATSGSEKFFLGTDSAPHPQHAKESACGCAGSYTAHAAIELYAEVFEQEGKLDNLEGFASLNGPKFYNLPVNSDTITLEKVSWDVPATLSFGDDVVVPIRADEQIQWQVKA from the coding sequence ATGACCACTTTAACAATTAAAAGGCCTGATGATTGGCACATTCACTTACGCGACGGCAAAGTTTTAGCTGACACCGTCAAAGATGTTAGCCGTTATTTTGGTCGCGCTATTGTCATGCCTAATCTAGTACCACCTGTGGTAAATGCTGAAATGGCGAAAGCTTATTACGATCGCATTCAAGCGCATAATCACAGTGAAAACTTCACACCTTTGATGGTCTTGTACCTCACCGATCAAACAACGCCGCAAGATATTATTGATGCTAAAGCCTCAGGCATTGTTTATGCCGCTAAGCTATATCCTGCCGGTGCAACGACTAATTCGTCATCAGGTGTAACGGATATTCAAAATATCGATGCAGTTATCGCGCAAATGCAAGCTTGTGAAATGCCGTTGCTTATACACGGTGAAGTAACCGATAATCACATCGACATTTTTGATCGCGAAAAAGTGTTTATCGACAATATATTATCGCCTTTAGTGGCTAAGTATCCAAATTTAAAAGTCGTGCTTGAGCATATTACCACGAAAGATGCGGTCGAGTTTGTTAAATCAGCTGGCGCAAATGTTGCCGCGACGATTACGGCACATCATTTATTGTTCAACCGCAATCACATGCTCGTTGGCGGTATTCGTCCGCACTATTTTTGCTTGCCCATTTTAAAACGCAATATTCACCAACAAGCATTGGTTGAAGCCGCAACTTCTGGTAGTGAAAAGTTCTTTTTGGGCACCGATTCAGCACCGCATCCACAGCACGCCAAAGAGTCAGCTTGTGGCTGTGCGGGCTCTTATACTGCGCATGCGGCAATTGAATTATATGCCGAAGTATTCGAGCAAGAGGGTAAGTTAGACAACCTTGAAGGTTTTGCCAGCTTAAATGGCCCTAAGTTTTATAACTTACCGGTTAATAGCGATACTATTACGCTAGAGAAAGTAAGCTGGGACGTACCTGCAACGTTAAGTTTTGGTGATGACGTTGTTGTACCTATTCGTGCAGACGAACAAATTCAATGGCAAGTTAAAGCCTAA
- a CDS encoding DUF1414 domain-containing protein, which translates to MPIVSKYSNERVEKIIDDLMKVLADESATADLALMCLGNAVTEVILNQVPESQRAQITQNFANALKQSIKSS; encoded by the coding sequence ATGCCTATTGTATCCAAGTATTCTAACGAACGTGTAGAAAAAATTATCGATGATTTGATGAAAGTCTTAGCTGATGAGTCTGCAACAGCTGACTTAGCACTCATGTGTTTAGGGAATGCTGTCACTGAAGTGATATTAAATCAAGTGCCAGAGAGCCAACGCGCGCAAATTACGCAAAACTTTGCAAACGCTTTAAAACAATCAATAAAATCATCTTAA
- the yejK gene encoding nucleoid-associated protein YejK, which translates to MSLLIKNIALHFIAKLDESSEANLQFGPENIEVTEKLNSFIDVLHHLYNGKGSKAYAKFNTMPAEGEKVGFDELLSRYLDDEQSFTQFSVDAAERLKQELDKYELVEAGYLVICHYEYMGGRFMFVAIIPVTEHYSVDGELNISADKHLDTAKLQLAARIDLFDYLQNSQNKSYISFIKGRAGRKVADFFLEFLHCEEGVDAKEQSLTLVQAVEDYVATNQLNAEEKQNARKELLSYCKEQKESGQEVSIKALGDVLPSESEETDFYKFCQEQAYPLEENFPHDQAVINKVTKYSGYGNGISVSFERSHFGQDVVYNKAADTLVIHKVPPNLKAQLLALLEENNSNAD; encoded by the coding sequence ATGAGTTTACTAATTAAAAATATTGCTTTGCATTTTATCGCCAAGCTCGACGAAAGCTCAGAAGCGAATTTACAGTTCGGTCCTGAAAACATCGAAGTCACTGAAAAACTTAACAGTTTTATAGACGTTTTACACCATTTATACAACGGTAAAGGCTCAAAAGCTTACGCAAAGTTTAATACCATGCCCGCTGAAGGCGAAAAAGTTGGCTTTGATGAGTTACTTTCTCGTTACTTAGATGACGAACAGAGCTTTACTCAGTTTTCGGTTGATGCTGCTGAGCGCTTAAAGCAAGAGCTCGACAAATATGAGTTAGTTGAAGCGGGATATCTCGTTATTTGCCATTATGAATATATGGGCGGCCGCTTTATGTTTGTTGCGATTATCCCTGTAACCGAGCATTACAGTGTTGATGGTGAGTTGAATATCTCCGCGGATAAGCACCTTGATACCGCTAAATTACAACTTGCAGCCCGCATTGACTTATTCGACTATTTACAAAATAGCCAAAATAAATCATATATTTCTTTTATCAAAGGTCGAGCAGGGCGCAAGGTTGCCGATTTCTTCTTGGAGTTTTTGCACTGTGAAGAAGGTGTTGACGCAAAAGAGCAAAGCTTAACCCTGGTGCAGGCAGTAGAAGATTATGTTGCGACAAACCAGTTAAACGCAGAAGAGAAACAAAACGCCCGTAAAGAGCTTTTGAGTTACTGTAAAGAACAAAAAGAATCAGGCCAAGAAGTTTCAATCAAAGCACTTGGTGACGTCTTGCCAAGCGAAAGTGAAGAAACGGATTTTTACAAGTTTTGTCAAGAGCAAGCATATCCGTTAGAAGAAAACTTCCCTCATGATCAGGCAGTGATAAATAAAGTGACAAAATACTCGGGTTACGGCAACGGTATTAGTGTCAGTTTTGAACGCAGTCACTTTGGACAAGACGTTGTCTATAATAAAGCAGCAGATACGTTAGTGATCCACAAAGTACCACCTAATTTAAAAGCCCAATTACTGGCACTATTAGAAGAAAACAACAGTAACGCGGACTAA
- a CDS encoding M23 family metallopeptidase, translated as MHSRVHKRRAVKNVTWVAIFSALFGLSQPANAQVSLSGEITQGALIIGKTQAGSQVSLDGKALPVSKNGDFAFGFGRDTTESVELIVKSPSGKVHSETLTPSSREYNIQRVEGIARKIMNPDPKAVERARKDSAQVKQARAISSELTAFSQGFVAPIEGTITGVYGSQRYYNGVPKTPHYGLDYAGNTGDPVKAPADGKVILWVPDMFYSGGTMIIDHGQGISSTFLHLSGSYVDVGDDVKQGQVVAKVGASGRATGPHLDWRINWHNVRLDPALALKLKPIEQR; from the coding sequence ATGCATAGTCGAGTGCATAAACGTCGAGCCGTTAAAAACGTTACATGGGTCGCAATCTTTAGCGCGCTCTTTGGACTTAGCCAGCCCGCTAATGCTCAGGTGAGTTTATCGGGAGAGATAACGCAAGGTGCTTTGATCATTGGTAAAACGCAAGCCGGTAGCCAAGTAAGCCTTGATGGAAAAGCATTACCAGTGTCAAAAAATGGCGATTTTGCGTTTGGTTTTGGCCGCGATACCACAGAAAGTGTTGAATTAATCGTCAAAAGCCCGAGTGGTAAAGTACATAGTGAAACCTTGACCCCAAGCAGTCGTGAATACAATATTCAACGTGTTGAAGGTATTGCTCGTAAGATCATGAACCCTGATCCCAAGGCAGTTGAGCGAGCCCGTAAAGACAGTGCCCAAGTTAAGCAGGCAAGGGCAATTAGCTCAGAATTAACGGCCTTTTCACAGGGATTTGTTGCACCAATAGAAGGCACAATTACCGGCGTTTATGGTAGTCAACGTTACTATAACGGTGTCCCTAAAACCCCGCATTATGGGCTAGATTATGCGGGTAATACCGGTGATCCAGTCAAAGCACCAGCTGATGGCAAAGTCATTTTATGGGTACCAGATATGTTTTACTCTGGTGGCACGATGATAATCGATCATGGCCAAGGCATTTCTTCAACGTTTTTACATTTAAGCGGCAGTTATGTTGATGTTGGTGACGATGTTAAACAAGGTCAAGTGGTGGCAAAAGTTGGCGCAAGTGGCCGAGCAACCGGGCCACACTTAGATTGGCGTATTAACTGGCATAATGTTCGACTAGATCCAGCGCTAGCATTAAAGTTAAAGCCCATTGAACAACGGTAG
- a CDS encoding DUF3413 domain-containing protein yields the protein MATIVSKDYSKKLLKLISWSHWFTFFNIAIAIACSVIYIASEPLPETLLGQVYLIANWFSHMAFITFLAFVLIVFPITLLLPYTRFIRASASVVFTVYIMLLLLDGYIYSQLGYHINSSSSDQILAVINTQIEADSRAFWFTAVVVCIIALSVELVISNYAWKHLEQLQNTKFAKYFIHSFVGLFFFSHITHIWADANLNYDILGQDNVLPLSYPLTAKTLLTKYGMFDKNAYLERRTNPLKLAHEAPSYPELTGQCRAHKEAQRALIVLTKNNLSQKNINQFSERSNQRTTKLLRHTDSAELSDAWFNLFYSLPTIYQPEVLAQQKAPVLFQALSQQGLTSSFTQVGSETSHGLPSWASDLFESEEQIDDISPYLNADIFEEIPPGLHVIYFDQEDNYQYQIFVDALLLAQKQNRQNDIVFISRIGNQNLSDSLSKKPALLISPHIKKVDIDERTNHMDIAPTLLNHWLACDIKTPRYSVGKSIVSLKRDRVLANTHKNGIMVFDKDRSVFVDQNSNFQTFSQRLGEPIMDDKDFPLLIDGIHYITQFSTNNATSNEQVNNK from the coding sequence ATGGCAACAATTGTATCAAAGGATTACAGCAAAAAACTATTAAAGTTAATTAGTTGGAGTCATTGGTTCACGTTTTTTAACATTGCAATCGCAATTGCGTGTTCGGTTATTTACATCGCCAGTGAGCCATTACCTGAAACTTTGCTTGGCCAAGTGTACTTAATCGCCAACTGGTTCAGCCATATGGCGTTTATTACCTTTTTAGCCTTTGTATTGATTGTATTCCCGATCACCTTATTGTTGCCATACACACGCTTTATTCGGGCAAGCGCGTCGGTTGTTTTTACCGTTTATATAATGCTCTTGTTGCTCGACGGTTATATCTACAGCCAACTTGGTTATCACATCAATAGCTCATCTTCTGATCAAATATTGGCGGTTATTAACACCCAAATAGAAGCTGATAGTCGCGCATTTTGGTTCACGGCTGTTGTCGTTTGTATTATTGCGCTTAGTGTAGAGTTAGTTATATCTAACTACGCTTGGAAGCACTTAGAGCAGTTACAAAATACCAAATTTGCCAAATACTTCATTCACAGTTTTGTTGGTTTGTTCTTCTTTAGTCATATTACCCATATTTGGGCCGATGCTAATCTTAATTATGACATTTTAGGGCAAGACAATGTGCTACCGCTTTCTTATCCACTTACCGCGAAAACGCTCCTTACGAAATATGGCATGTTCGATAAGAACGCCTATTTAGAGCGAAGAACAAATCCACTAAAGCTTGCCCATGAAGCGCCTAGCTACCCTGAGTTAACAGGTCAGTGTCGCGCACATAAAGAAGCGCAAAGAGCATTGATTGTCCTCACTAAAAATAATTTGAGTCAGAAAAACATTAACCAGTTTAGTGAGCGCTCAAACCAACGCACAACTAAGTTGCTTCGCCATACTGATAGCGCAGAACTTAGCGATGCGTGGTTCAATCTCTTTTATAGCTTACCCACTATTTACCAGCCAGAGGTGCTTGCGCAGCAAAAAGCGCCAGTCTTATTTCAAGCACTTTCACAGCAAGGGTTAACATCCAGTTTTACTCAAGTTGGTAGTGAAACTTCGCATGGTTTGCCAAGCTGGGCAAGCGACTTATTTGAAAGCGAAGAACAAATTGATGATATTTCACCGTATTTGAACGCAGACATTTTTGAAGAAATTCCACCTGGCTTACATGTTATTTATTTTGATCAGGAAGATAACTATCAATATCAGATTTTTGTTGATGCACTATTACTGGCTCAAAAACAAAATCGACAAAACGATATCGTTTTTATTTCTCGTATCGGTAATCAAAACCTATCGGACAGCTTATCTAAAAAGCCGGCACTGTTAATTAGTCCACACATCAAGAAAGTCGATATTGATGAGCGTACAAATCATATGGATATTGCACCTACGTTATTAAACCATTGGCTTGCTTGTGACATCAAAACCCCACGCTATAGCGTTGGTAAATCCATTGTTTCGTTAAAAAGAGATCGCGTATTAGCCAATACCCATAAAAACGGCATTATGGTGTTTGATAAAGATCGTTCAGTGTTTGTCGATCAGAACTCGAACTTCCAAACGTTTTCACAGCGTTTAGGAGAACCTATTATGGACGATAAAGACTTTCCATTATTAATCGATGGCATTCACTACATTACTCAGTTTTCAACGAATAATGCGACATCGAATGAACAAGTGAACAACAAATAA
- a CDS encoding 6-carboxytetrahydropterin synthase produces MQLFVKDLTVIDFSYLCEKRGIVGESWIVDVLLDGALNEMSMVLDFGVVKKQIKAIIDDAVDHKLLLPMQSANLRVMASNLHEAHEFVDFESDNGCYYLQSPNQAFAKIDTLTIDIPSVTQHVTAIIKQSLPDNVEGLTITLREEAIEGEYYHYTHGLKKHDGNCQRIAHGHRSTIEVYENGERSLELEQLWCERWRDIYLASEDDAIAHELVELSDYAKSKLTEEFDTFAYTAPQGRFDIAVERQRIDVVDCDSTVELLADFIARQLKKHRPLTDIKVVAYEGVGKGAIADA; encoded by the coding sequence ATGCAACTTTTTGTCAAAGATCTAACCGTTATCGATTTTTCATATTTGTGTGAAAAGCGCGGTATTGTCGGTGAAAGTTGGATCGTTGATGTACTGTTAGACGGTGCACTTAACGAAATGAGTATGGTGTTGGATTTTGGCGTGGTTAAAAAGCAAATCAAAGCCATTATTGATGATGCCGTTGATCACAAATTATTGTTACCGATGCAATCAGCAAACTTACGCGTAATGGCTTCAAACCTGCACGAAGCCCATGAGTTTGTTGATTTTGAAAGTGATAACGGCTGCTATTACCTGCAATCGCCGAACCAAGCCTTCGCTAAAATTGATACTTTAACAATTGATATACCATCAGTGACTCAACACGTTACCGCTATCATAAAGCAAAGCTTACCTGACAATGTTGAAGGGCTGACAATTACCTTGCGAGAGGAAGCTATTGAAGGCGAGTATTATCATTACACCCACGGATTGAAAAAGCACGATGGTAATTGCCAGCGGATCGCCCATGGTCATCGCTCAACTATTGAGGTGTATGAAAATGGTGAGCGCAGTCTAGAGCTTGAGCAACTATGGTGCGAGCGTTGGCGTGATATTTACCTCGCCAGTGAAGACGATGCTATTGCCCATGAGTTAGTTGAGTTGTCAGATTACGCCAAATCAAAATTAACCGAAGAATTCGACACCTTTGCTTATACTGCACCGCAAGGTCGTTTTGATATTGCCGTAGAAAGGCAGCGTATTGATGTAGTCGATTGTGATTCAACCGTTGAGCTACTCGCCGACTTTATCGCAAGACAATTGAAAAAGCATCGGCCACTCACGGATATTAAAGTGGTGGCTTATGAGGGTGTTGGCAAAGGAGCTATTGCTGATGCATAG
- a CDS encoding tyrosine-type recombinase/integrase, producing the protein MTSSIPTPRPFIDNLEYLGNPFKEITVKLSDPITKINNVETDLEFCLKFVYSYNGSKATFNSYRREIERLIQWAWLVEQRSITSFVRSDIEAYIEFCKSPPKHWIGTKNVARFKSKAGLRVVNPEWKPFVVSVSKSEFKAGKAANITSYELSQAAVKAMFTALSSFYEFLVQEGICEHNPVALIRQKSKFIQKETRAEIRRISNLQWEYVIETAEILANENPEEHERTLFIMNCLYAMYLRVSELVADERSMPMMQDFRKDHDGNWWFHVLGKGNKNRIITVSDEMLMALKRYRNSRKLPALPIPGEYEPLVTSFKGKGPIRSTRQIRNIVQYCFNQAFERMKNHGLADDANELQAATVHWLRHTGISEDVKHRPREHVRDDAGHASMATTDRYIDSDLRERHQSGKRKKLKDVN; encoded by the coding sequence ATGACATCTTCAATTCCCACACCACGGCCTTTTATCGATAACCTAGAATATCTAGGAAATCCATTTAAAGAAATTACCGTTAAGTTATCTGACCCGATCACAAAAATTAATAACGTTGAAACTGATTTAGAATTTTGTTTGAAGTTTGTTTATAGCTACAACGGCTCTAAGGCAACCTTTAATAGTTATCGCCGAGAAATCGAACGGTTAATTCAATGGGCTTGGTTGGTTGAACAGCGCTCAATTACCAGCTTTGTTCGGTCAGATATTGAAGCCTATATCGAGTTTTGTAAATCACCACCCAAGCACTGGATCGGCACTAAAAATGTAGCGCGCTTTAAATCTAAAGCGGGTTTGCGTGTGGTTAACCCTGAATGGAAACCTTTTGTTGTTAGCGTGTCTAAATCCGAATTTAAAGCCGGTAAAGCAGCAAATATTACCAGCTATGAATTGTCTCAGGCTGCGGTTAAAGCCATGTTTACTGCACTTTCGTCGTTTTACGAGTTTTTGGTTCAAGAAGGTATTTGTGAACATAACCCTGTTGCGTTAATTCGCCAAAAAAGTAAATTTATTCAAAAAGAAACTCGAGCAGAAATTCGCCGAATTAGTAATCTTCAATGGGAATATGTTATTGAAACAGCTGAAATTTTAGCTAATGAGAACCCTGAAGAGCACGAGCGGACACTGTTTATAATGAATTGCCTGTACGCCATGTATTTACGTGTGTCAGAGCTCGTTGCAGACGAGCGTTCAATGCCAATGATGCAGGATTTTCGCAAAGATCACGATGGTAATTGGTGGTTTCACGTATTAGGTAAAGGCAATAAAAACCGAATAATTACCGTCAGTGACGAAATGTTAATGGCGTTAAAACGCTATCGCAATTCACGCAAGCTCCCTGCTCTGCCAATTCCTGGCGAATATGAACCTTTGGTCACGAGTTTTAAAGGTAAAGGGCCGATCAGGTCGACACGGCAAATTAGAAATATCGTGCAATATTGCTTTAATCAAGCGTTTGAGCGAATGAAAAATCATGGTTTAGCCGATGACGCCAACGAACTGCAAGCTGCAACTGTTCACTGGCTGCGCCATACCGGTATTTCAGAAGATGTTAAACATCGTCCGCGTGAGCACGTTCGTGATGATGCCGGCCATGCCTCGATGGCGACAACTGACCGCTATATCGATTCAGATCTAAGAGAGCGACATCAATCAGGTAAACGCAAAAAGCTTAAAGACGTTAACTAA